The Archangium primigenium genomic interval TGGACCTGGCGGTGCGCATGCACGACACCTCCGTGCGCTGCTTCCTCGTGCGCGAGACGAGCCTGCCCTCGTTCGGCGAGCACGACGCCGCCGTGTCCCGGCTGGTGCTGGGCCTGCGCCGGTGGATGCGCGCCAACATCGACTGGTCCCTCGCCTCGGGCCGCTACCCGCATGCCTCCCCGGGCGCGGGGCACTCGCGCGTGGCGTGAGCCCCCCGGCGCCGCCTGGGTCCGCCCGGGCGCGCTACTCCCAGGCGAAGTCCACCGTGCTCTCCGTCAGGGTCACCTGGCGGCTGAGCACCTGGCCCCGCAGGCGCGCGGAGAAGAGGATCTGCTGCACCGAGCCCGCGAAGTAGGGCGCCGGCAGGGCGTTGGTGTACGTGAGCCGGCCGCTCTTGGGCCCGAGCCACTTGAGCGCGCAGCCGCCATGGTCCCACGCCGTCTTGTACGCCGTGGGCAGGCTCTCCAGCAGGCGCCGGGGGTCGCGCCCCACCAGCGACATCAACATCTTGCCCGTGGTGGACTCGAGGAAGCGCGGCGCCACGCGGAAGCCCAGGTGCTGCAGGGCCTGGGTGAAGCCGCCCTGCTCCAGGCTCAACTCCTGCGCCGCCGCGTAGCTCAACGCGAGCAAGGCGGACACCGGGTAGCTGAAGAAGGCGGTGAAGGCGGTGTGGCCCACCGCCCGGAGGCACCGCTCGTGGGCGTGTTTGCCCAACTGCGTCTTCACCACGTCCAGCGCGGTGAGGAAGAGAAAGCCCCGCGTGGTGTCGCGCGGCCCCACCAGGGCCTGCCGCCGCTGCAATTCCTGGGCGGCGTTGAACGACGGCTCCGCGTACTGCTCCATGGACGTGCCCATCATGTCTGTCTTCCCCCCGGTAACGTGGTGTCCGGGATTTTCTAACATGACTGGCTTCAGTCCGGCCGCTGGGCGCGGAAGACAGACAACAGGGGTGAACACTGACGGCGCGCGAGTGCCCGAGGCCTCGCACTCGCCGTTGGCATCACAGACCGAGGTAGGAGAGCAGTGCGCCCAGGTCGGCATCCGACAGGGCTTCCAGGCTGTAGGGCGGCATGTTCCCGCCCACGCCGAAGAAGCGGCCGTGTCGCACCTTCTCGATGAAGACGAGCCCCGGCGTGGCGTTGGGGAAGAGCTGGGCGTAGTCCCGGGCCACCTCGGGCAGCACGGGCGCCAGCGGGGTCAGCCGCCCGTCGCCGGTGCTGCGCGTGCCGTGACAGTCCTGGCACGCGGCGCGGTACACCTCCTCGCCCCGCGTCTTGTCCCCGCGCGGCACCTCGGTGATGTCGCGCACGAGCGTGAAGGGCTGGGCGGGCGCGGTGCTCTGGGGGCTCAGGCTCACCAGGTACTCGTAGAGCGCGCGGCTCTTGGGGTCCTCGTCCTCCAGGGGCGTGGTGCCCCGCATGAAGGCCGTGTAGCAGAAGTTCACCGCGTCGATGAGCCGCACCTCGTAGCCGCCCCACCAGTTGGGCCGCGACGCGGCACCCTCCAAGGACAGGCCCGTGTACAGCTTCGCCTCGGCCTCGGCCGCGCTCGTCGCGTGGCACGTGGCGCACGAGAAGGCGTTGTACTGGCTGTCCGAGAGCTTGGGATCCTTGAAGAGCGCTTCCCCGAAATCCCGTGCCGGCGTGGGCCCTCCACACCCCACCCCCACCCCCAGGACCGCTACCCACGCCCACGCCCTCATGGCCTTCTCCTCAAGATGCCCACCGAGTCCGGGTAGATGCCCACCCGCACCGTCTTCGTGACCTCGCCCGTCTTCAGCGCCAACACGTGCAGCGTTCCCGGTCCCACGTGATCTCCCTCGCACACCGCCAGGGCCTTGTCGCCCTCGGGCAGCAGCGTCACCTGATGCACGTTGAGACAGCCCTCGGGTGCCAGGTCGATCGTTCCTTTAATGACAGGCCTGGCGCCGGTCACGTCGATGATGGCCACGGCCTCCACGCGCTGGTAGGGCATGAACAGTGTCTTCCCGTCCGCGCTCAGGTCACCGAACATCGGAATCCCCTGCCGCAGGGGGCTCGTTCCCTCGGGCACCACCGCGCCCTCCGCCACCAGGCCTCCCGTGGCGGGATCCAGGGCGTACACCGTGGATCCATTGAGGGTGCTCACCCACACCCGGCCGTCCGTGTGGGACGCGGTGAGCGCATAGGGGGAGTGGCGCGGGGACACGGGCGTGCCGGCCTGGGGCAGGGGCACGAGCGTGACGGGGTAGGCGGGGTCGTCCAGCCGCACCACGGCGATTTCGTCCGAGAGGCAGGCGACATAGGCCCGCGTCTCGTCCGGGGACAGGCGCACCGCGTGGGGCGCGGGGCACACGGACACCTTCTTCTTCACCTTCATGGTGTCCGTGTCGATGAGCACCAGCGTGGCGTTCATCTGCGCGCGTGTGCCGCCCGTGCGCGCCACCTCCTGCACCCGCAGCAGGTCGAAGTGGGTCTGGTAGAGCGTGCGCCCGTCGCGGCTGATGACGAGGTCGCCGGGGTTCCTGTCCACGCGCGTGGAGGCCACGAGCCGGTTGGTGCGCGCGTCCAGCTTGAGGCAGTAGCCGTCCGCGGTGCCGGTGCCGTGCGCGCCGTGCGGCCCCGAGCCCGCGCCGGGCACCGAGTAGGACAGGCCCACGTAATAGAAGTCCCCGGCGGGCGAGAAGGCGGCGTGGTGCGGCCCCTCCATCTCCACGGGGTTGAGCCCCACGGGCACGCGCGCGAGCTCGCCCCAGTCCGGCGTGTCCATGCCGTCCAGGGGCAAGAGGCTCACTGTGTCGTCCATGCTGTTGGTGACGACGATGCGCCCCGCGCCGAGTTCCGGCAGGACGGGGGGCTCGGGCCAGGCGTTCGGGTGGCCGTAGTCGAGCGTGGGCTCGGTGTCCGCGCAGGCCCCGAGCAGGAGCGGCGCGAGCAGCCGCGCGAGCAGGAAGGACTTCATGGCGCGCTCCGGCGGAAGCCCCGGGGCGGGTCGAGGCGGTAGGGCCCCTCGGTGACGGTGTTCTGCAGCAGGTAGGCGCGCGTCACCTGGAGGGTGAGCGGCTGGCCCGCTTGCCGGCCGATGACGGCCCAGGACTCGGCGTCCGGCGTCCACGTGGTCTCCGAGGTGAGGATCTGCGCCACGGGGCAGGTGCCGCCCGCGAACACCTCCACCCAGTACAGCTCGCCCGTGTAGGGCGGCAGGTGCGCGTGGGCCGAGGGGACGAGCCACTCGCCGAGCCACGCGAGGGGCCGGAAGGGGCGCGTGGGCGGGGAGGCGGGCGTACGCGAGGCCTCGGGGAGGGCCCAGGCCCAGGTGGGCGGGGGCGCGTCGGCGGCGTAGGCCTCGCCCTCGGTGGGGCTCGCCAGGTACACGGCGCCCGAGGTGTCCAGGGGCTTGTTCCGCACGTCCACCATGGAGTGCCAGGCCTCGTCGGTGGCCTTGCCGCCGTAGAGCGGCTCGGCGCAGGCGGTGACCTCGGGTTCCTTCTCCCCGCAGGCGGCGGTGACGAGGGCCAGCAGGGCCAGGCCGACGGTGCTGGAGGCTTTCACGTTCATGGGGTGGGCTCCGGGTGGGTGCGGCGGAAGCGGCGCGACAGGCCGAGGACGAGCGGGGCGAGCAGCAGCAGCGGCGCCCCGTCCGTGGCGGCGCAGCCCTTCTTCGGGGGCGGGGTCGGGGCGGGGGGCGGCTCCCCGGGAATGTCCGGGCCGCCCGCGTCCGGGGGCTCCGAGGGGCCCGCGTCCGGCACGCCCGCGTCGGGCGGGGGCTCGGAGGGCAGGGTGGGGTCGGCCTCGATGGTGGGGGCGAACTGGGGCCAGCGGCTCCGGCAGATGTCATGCCCCGGTGTGCCGGCGGGACAGGCCGGGGGCTTCATGTCGGGCAGGTTGAAGAGGGGCGTGTACGAGTCGCCGTCATCAGACGTGGTGGCCAGGGCCCAGTCGTGCAGTCGCGAGGCGCCGCAGACGTAGAGCGTGCCGTCGTGGCGCTCGGCGCAGGCGTTGCCGTCGGGCAGGGCGAGCATGGTGGCGCGCGTCTCCCCGACGCGCACGCGGAACAGGCGCGTCTGGGTGGCGGCCCACGCCGTGTCGCCGTCCGCGGAGACCTCCATGTTGATGAAGGGCTCGTCCAGGCCGTCATGGGCCTGACCGCTGGGGTGGATGATGGAGCGGAACGTCCGGCCGCCGTCGCGGCTCTCCAGGATGTACGTCCAGATGCCGGCGCTGTCCGTGGAGGTGACGCGCGCCCAGAGCCGGTCGGGGTCGTGGTCGGCCACGCGAAGGACGAACAGGTCATACGGGCGCGAGTTGGTGGGGAGGTCCGCGAAGGGGTGGGGGTAGGTCGTCCAGGTGAGGCCCTCGTCGTCGCTGCGGTGGATGCGCAGGCCGTCCGGGGTGCTCGCGGACACGTAGAGGCGCGTGGGGTCCGAGGGCGCCACCTTCACGCTCGGGTAGACGTCCGTGTCGCTCGCGAGGGAGGTGAGGGTGAACGTCTCGCCGTTGTCGTCGCTGCGGTACAGGCCGTTGGTGGTGCCGGAGCGGCCGGTGGTGACCCAGAGGCGCTGGGGGTGGGAGGCGGGCGAGGCGAGGCCGATGGGCCAGAGCACCTTGTCGCGGGCGCGTGGGGGGGTGAAGAAGGGGTGCTTGTTCCAGGTGCAGCCCTGGTCCTTGGAGACGATGAGGTCCGAGCCGGTGACGGCGAGCAGGGTGCCCTCGGGCTGCCAGAGGTAGGTCTCCGGACGCCAGCCGCCGTAGGAGAGGGCCTCGGGGCAGAGCCAGCTCCAGCTCTTGCCGCGGTCGTGGGAGACGATGGCGCCGAAGGTGGCCCCGAGCAGCAGGTCCTCGGGGTGATCGCGGCGGATGGTGAGGCTGGTGGTGTCGGGGTAGCCGTTGTGCGCCAGGGCGGGCGGGGCGAGCAGCGCGAGGGGCAGCAGACGCCCCACGAGGCGGAGCGAGGTGGACGGTCTCAATGGGGCCTCCGGGGGACCTCCACGATAGACCCGTCGAGAAGCGGGGACCACCGCCGATGGCGCTCGCCCACTCCCCGTGCGAGTCGACATGGGTGTGCGCCCCACCTTGTTCTATTGAGCCGCGATGAAGGCTCACTCGCCGAGGGGCGGATGGTCCCGCCTTGGTGGGACTGGGTCTGATGATGGGGGGCGAGGCCATCCATGGTGGGGGCGACTGGAAGCGGGGTCGCGCGTGGGCCGGAGAATGGAATCGGCGGCTCATGGATACCCTGCGGAGGGCCGAGACCCGGGCGGGCCGGACGCTGTCACGCAACGAGATCCTGGACATCGCGGCGGAGGCCCTGGAGGACGATCAACTCCCCATGAATTTCGTTTCCTGGAGGGGGCGATGAGTGATGGACGTCCCTGGGACGGAGATTGGAGGGCCCGCCTCCATGCGCGGGTTCGCGAGCGGGGCTACGACTCACTCACCGCGTTCGCGGAAGCGCGACCCACCGACACCCTCGTGGCCTTGGCCAGGCAACTGGGCGAGGAAGACATCGCGGGCGTCCAGGTCTTGAGCGGTCTGCTCGCGGAGGCGGAGCGTGCGAGACGCGTCACCCGCTTCGTGCGGGGTGTGCTCGTGCGCATGTACTCCCAAGCGCTTCCCGAGGGCTGGCCGGCCGTGCTGGATGATGCCCACCGGTTCAAGGTCGCCAAGATGCTGGGGCGATGGTTCGCCTACGCTCCCGAGACGCACCAGGAGCGCGTCGACCGGGCGAGCGATGCGCTCCTCGCCACCCCCCCTCCCATTGGCTGGCGCCCCCTTGGCCCCGACGACGAGCTCCTGCGCGTGCTTCTGCCCGACGACACGGTCTGACAGGGAAGCGAACCGAAGCTGACAGGCCCACGTTTGACGTGCGTCGAAATCGACGTATGTGATTCTTGTCGTACGTTTGGGTGCGGCTCGGACATCCAAGGACACGGGGCCCCTCGATTTGCATCGGGAGGGCGTCCGGGTTCGACTCCGCGCTCCAACACCCTGGAGCCGAGGAGTTCCCGAATGAAGAGCCCGCGATGGGCGCGCGCGACCGTGGTCGCCGCGTGGATGGTGTCGGCCTGTGGCCCCGAGCCCGTGCCGACCCCGGCGCCCACCCCCAAGCCCCCGCCCACCGACGCCCAGGGCGACTGGGAGGACCCGGGGCGCTACGCCGCGTGTCAGGTGTATTCCGTCCAGGGCGTGGCGTGTGGGGAGCCGGAGGTCTTCGACCTCAAGTCCTGTGACACGGGCTCGCTCGCGGGCCTGGCGCGCGAGGCCGCCTACACCGTGGTGTACCGGGCCGAGCGCGCGCCGCCCACCATCGCGGCGGATGCCTTCCGGCTCTCGCCCGCGGGGCACTCGTACCGGGGCGTCGCGCCCTCGCAGGCCCGGCTCGACGACCGGGACTTCTTCCTGTCGAGCACGAGCACGAACGACGCCGGGGTCACCACGCGCTACTCCCTGCGGGGCTGCCGCGCCGAGGGGGACCGGCTGTATGGCTGCTACGCGGGGTGCCGCAATGGGCAGTTCATCAACTACGGCACCTTCCTGGCCCAGCGCGTGTCGCGGCGCCCGGGCGAGGCGGAGGCCTCCGGGTTGACGCTCGTGTCCGAGTCCCCCGTGTCCCATGGCCTGGCGGCGGATGTCTATGTCACCCAGGGGCATGCCTACGTGGTGTCCCTGCCCCTGGGCAGCACGCCGGGTGGCCTGTCTGTCTTCGACGTGCGCGATCCGGCCGCGCCGGTGCTGAAGACGGAGATCAGCCTGCCCAAGGACAACTATTGGAACGGCGTGTGGGCCCAGGGCAACGCGCTCTACGTGGCCAGCGCGAACACGGGTGTCATCACGTTCGACATCTCCAATCCGGCGGCGCCCCGGCTGCTGCGCAGTCTGCCCTCGGGCGTGGGCGCCATCGACGTGCACACCGTCTTCGTGGAGGGCGAGCGGCTCTACGCCATGTCGGTGGGGCCCGTGCCCAAGACGCTCATTTTCGACATCCGCCAGCCCACCGAGCCCGCGCCGCTGGGCGAGTACGTGGAGCCGGGCGCGGGCGTGGACTGGACGGTGGGCTTTCCCCACGATGCGCTGGCGTTCGAGGGGCGGCTGTACATCAACCACTGGCGCGCGGGCTACCTGGTGGTGGACGTGAGCGACCCGCGCGAGCCCAAGAAGCTGGGCGCGTTCACCTACCCCTACGCCACGAGCCACGCGAACGCGGTGGGCCGCTTCGGCGACCGGCTCATCGCCTTCGAGGGCGGCGAGAGCTGGGGCGCGCACCTGCGCGTGCTGGACGTGACGGACCCGGCGAATCCCCGGCGCATCGGGGAGTACAAGCTCTCGGAGAACGTCTCCATCCACAACATGGTGCTGGTGGGCCAGCGGCTGTACATCGCGCACTACCAGCACGGCGTGCGGGTGCTGGACGTGTCGGTGCCCGAGTCGCCCCGGGAGGTGGCCTACTTCAACACGGTGAAGGGCGGCGAGCCGCACCGGGGCGAGGGCTTCTACGACGGGGCGATCGGCATCCGCGTGCCGGGGGACGGCCACGTGTATGTCATCGACACCTCGCGCGGGATGCTCATCTTCCCCGAGCCCTGAGCGCGCGTGCTAGGCAGGGCGGCGGCCCGATGTCCCGACTGGAGACCGCCATGCTGTCCATCCGCCGCGCCCTGCTGCCGCTGTCCACCGCCGCGCTCGTGGGGCTGTCCGCCTGCGCGCACGCCCCCGCGCCCGACGCCGCGTCCGCGCACCACCACCGGGAGCACGTCTCGCCGACGATGCCGCACCGCTTCGAGAACGCCGAGGAGTGGGCGAAGCGCTTCGAGGAGCCCGGGCGGGACGCATGGCAGAAGCCCGACGAGGTGGTGCGGGCGCTGGGCCTGGCGGCGGACGCGAAGGTGGCGGACATCGGCTCGGGGACGGGCTACTTCGCGGTGCGGCTGGCGCGCGCGGTGCCCCAGGGACGCGTGTATGGCGTGGACGTCGAGCCCGACATGACGCGCTATCTCGGGGAGCGCGCCCGGAAGGAGGGGCTCGGCAACCTGGAGGCGGTGCAGGCCACGCCGGACGACCCGAAGCTGCCCGCGCCCGTGGACCTGGCCCTCATCGTGGACACGTACCACCACGTGGGCGAGCGCGTGGCCTGGCTCCAGAAGCTGGGGGGCTCGCTCACGCCGGGCGGGCGGGTGGCCATCGTGGACTTCCGACCCGATTCGCCCAAGGGTCCGCCGGCGAAGCACAAGCTGTCGTCCGCACAGGTGACGGAGGAACTGCGCGCCGCGGGCTATGTGCCGACGCAGTCCTTCGACTTCCTCCCGGACCAGTATTTTCTCGTGTTCCAGCGCCAGACGCCCTGACCGGGGTGTGTCTGGGTTGAGCGCGTAGCCGCTCGGGCCACGTGCCTGGAAGCGGGTGTTGTCGTCACGTCGACATTCGAGGGGGCGTGGGTGCTTCCGCTCCTCGGAACGCGGCGTGAGCGGGGCTTGGTATGGGTCGTGCAATTCCTGAAAGAACCCCCATCAGGAGAAACCCATGAAGACCCCCGCTTGGATGTTGATGCCCGCCCTGTTGGGCCTCGCCTGTGGTCAGCCCGCGCCGGAAGTGCCCGCCCCCGACGAGGTCGCGTCCGCGTCCGCCGCCGTGGCCTCGGCCGTCTTCTCGGGCACGGTGCTCGACAACCGCGGCGTCCCCGTGGCCAACGCACGCGTGACCATCAACAACATCCTGCGTCTCACGAACAGCGCGGGCGCGTACTCCGTCTCCGTGGCGGAATCCAAGACAGGCTATGTGCTCGACATCCGCAAGGATGGGTATTCCCCGGTGAATGAGCTCAAGACCGAGGGGCTGCTCAATCAGAAGCATGTGCTCGCGCTCGGCTACACCGCGAAGTTCGATCCCCAGCGCGAGACGACCCTGCGCGACCCCACCCGGAACATCACCGTGAAGATTCCCGTGGGCAGCCTGGTGACGGCCTCGGGCGTGGCCGCGACGGGCTCGGTGACCTTCACCATCGTCGGACATGGGCCGCGCGACATGCCGGGAGACTGGACGGCGCGCAACGCCGCCGGAACCCCGGTGGCGCTCGAGACCGTGGGCGCGGTGACGCTGGCGGCCACGGATGCCGCGGGCAACTCGTTGACGCTGGCGGTGGGCAAGGTGCTGGACGTGCAGCTCCCGGTGCCGACGGAGCTGGGGGGGCGGATGCCCGCGTGCGTGCTCAACGCCACGTGCCGCACCACGGTCTGGCGCTTCGAGCCGAAGACGGGCCAGTGGAGCGAGCCGGGTCAGGCGGTCGCGTCGGCGCAATTCAACACCACGGGCTCGTCCCTGAAGATCGTGGGCATCCGCAAGAGCACCATCGATCCGGCGGACGGTCTGGGCACGTGGAACGCGGACATCGAGCACCGCAACCCCGCGTGCACCATCATCGAGTTCGTCAACGTGCCGCTGGATTGCTACAACCCGCCGCCCGCCGCGAGCGTGGAGCCGGGCCTCGAGATGGGCTTCGAGCAGATGACGTCGGGCAACGTGCCCTTCGGCAAGAGCGCGACGGTGCGCTCCAGCGCGGCGTTCACCGTGCTCTACAACCTGCGCGGCAACACGCCGCTGGACCTGTCCGTGGAGTTCCCGCCGGGCGCGCCGGCCTGGTGCGCGGGCAACCTGTCGCTCACGTCCACGCCGGGGGCGATCGCGCCCTATCCCCAGTTCTGGAGCACGGGCGGGCGCACGCGCTTCAACTCGGGCACGCTCAGCTTCGTGGGCTACCCGAAGAACTCGCTGGGCGCGAACATCACCTTCGCGGACGTGGCCACGGGTGACCATCCCTGCGGCTCGCACGTCTTCGTCCAGACGCACCCGTAGGCGGGGGGCTCGGTCAGGGGGGCGCGCGTCCGCCGATTGCCGGGACGCGCGTGGCATGAGGAGGGCTTCCGACCTGTCGCTCTGACGGGTGCAACCTTCTCTCCCTGTCATTCGAGGGCGACGATTTGTACGATGTCGTGTCCCGAGGAGCGCTGTGTCCACCCGTCTTGATGGCTCGCGTACGCCCAGCGCCCAGCTGAGTTCCTTTCTGGGCGGCTGGTTTCTTCTTGTCCTGGTGCTGCAGTCGGCCTGCGCCACGGGGGCCGCCCATCGCGGTCGTCCCATGGCGACTCGTCACGATTCACCCGCACTTGCCTTGGTGCCAGCGGCGGAGCCCGGTCTCGAGTCCGCCGCCGTATATGTCGTGGACGTCATGGATCCTGGCGCCGCCGCCACCCGGCCCCTGCCCATCTCCATCGCCGAGTTCCAGCAAGCCTTCCAGCGTCTGGCTCGGGACGTGCGGGTGGGCGCGGAGACGCCACGTCAGGCCGCCCACGCATTGCTGAAGCTCATGCCCACGCGGTCAGACATTCCGCGCGTGGCCGTGACGGGCTACTGGACGCTGGAGCACCACCGAGGTGAAGCCCTCACCTGGATATCCGAGCGTCAGGAGGGTCCCGTTACCCTCACCCCACACGCCGAAGACGCCCTGAAAGAGAAGTACCTCACCTGGTGTGCGCGACGGGGCGGCGGCGACTGCTTGGGCTTGTTGGACGATGGGATTTCCCTCCGCGCGGATGACCGGCGCGCGTTCGCTCTGGCGCTGGCTTTGGGTTCGGTGCTCGATGAGACCCGCCAAGCCCTCCAGCGCGAACTGCTGGAGGTGCGAGCCCTCCTCGGCATGGTCATCTGGACGGTGGCCCTCTATTGCATGATGTGGGTGGTGCCCGAGCCAACGACCAAGGCCGTTGCCGCCGGGATGACGCTACTCCTGGTGGGTTACCTGGGCCTCACCACGGTGTACGGGTTGATGGATGGATGGGCCCGCATGGCGGATACGGCGCATCACGCCACCACCTTCGAGGAGCTGCGCGCGGCGGGTGATGAATTCGGTCAGGTGCTGGGCGAGGACGCCGCGCGGGCCATGATTCTCGCGGTGGCGGCGCTCAGTGGTCACACGCTGGGTCAGGTGTTCTCGCGGGTGAAGTCGCTTCCAGCCATCAACCTCGCGGGC includes:
- a CDS encoding c-type cytochrome; translated protein: MRAWAWVAVLGVGVGCGGPTPARDFGEALFKDPKLSDSQYNAFSCATCHATSAAEAEAKLYTGLSLEGAASRPNWWGGYEVRLIDAVNFCYTAFMRGTTPLEDEDPKSRALYEYLVSLSPQSTAPAQPFTLVRDITEVPRGDKTRGEEVYRAACQDCHGTRSTGDGRLTPLAPVLPEVARDYAQLFPNATPGLVFIEKVRHGRFFGVGGNMPPYSLEALSDADLGALLSYLGL
- a CDS encoding NUDIX hydrolase, which encodes MSDGRPWDGDWRARLHARVRERGYDSLTAFAEARPTDTLVALARQLGEEDIAGVQVLSGLLAEAERARRVTRFVRGVLVRMYSQALPEGWPAVLDDAHRFKVAKMLGRWFAYAPETHQERVDRASDALLATPPPIGWRPLGPDDELLRVLLPDDTV
- a CDS encoding TIGR02265 family protein; this encodes MMGTSMEQYAEPSFNAAQELQRRQALVGPRDTTRGFLFLTALDVVKTQLGKHAHERCLRAVGHTAFTAFFSYPVSALLALSYAAAQELSLEQGGFTQALQHLGFRVAPRFLESTTGKMLMSLVGRDPRRLLESLPTAYKTAWDHGGCALKWLGPKSGRLTYTNALPAPYFAGSVQQILFSARLRGQVLSRQVTLTESTVDFAWE
- a CDS encoding LVIVD repeat-containing protein, with translation MKSPRWARATVVAAWMVSACGPEPVPTPAPTPKPPPTDAQGDWEDPGRYAACQVYSVQGVACGEPEVFDLKSCDTGSLAGLAREAAYTVVYRAERAPPTIAADAFRLSPAGHSYRGVAPSQARLDDRDFFLSSTSTNDAGVTTRYSLRGCRAEGDRLYGCYAGCRNGQFINYGTFLAQRVSRRPGEAEASGLTLVSESPVSHGLAADVYVTQGHAYVVSLPLGSTPGGLSVFDVRDPAAPVLKTEISLPKDNYWNGVWAQGNALYVASANTGVITFDISNPAAPRLLRSLPSGVGAIDVHTVFVEGERLYAMSVGPVPKTLIFDIRQPTEPAPLGEYVEPGAGVDWTVGFPHDALAFEGRLYINHWRAGYLVVDVSDPREPKKLGAFTYPYATSHANAVGRFGDRLIAFEGGESWGAHLRVLDVTDPANPRRIGEYKLSENVSIHNMVLVGQRLYIAHYQHGVRVLDVSVPESPREVAYFNTVKGGEPHRGEGFYDGAIGIRVPGDGHVYVIDTSRGMLIFPEP
- a CDS encoding carboxypeptidase-like regulatory domain-containing protein, which translates into the protein MKTPAWMLMPALLGLACGQPAPEVPAPDEVASASAAVASAVFSGTVLDNRGVPVANARVTINNILRLTNSAGAYSVSVAESKTGYVLDIRKDGYSPVNELKTEGLLNQKHVLALGYTAKFDPQRETTLRDPTRNITVKIPVGSLVTASGVAATGSVTFTIVGHGPRDMPGDWTARNAAGTPVALETVGAVTLAATDAAGNSLTLAVGKVLDVQLPVPTELGGRMPACVLNATCRTTVWRFEPKTGQWSEPGQAVASAQFNTTGSSLKIVGIRKSTIDPADGLGTWNADIEHRNPACTIIEFVNVPLDCYNPPPAASVEPGLEMGFEQMTSGNVPFGKSATVRSSAAFTVLYNLRGNTPLDLSVEFPPGAPAWCAGNLSLTSTPGAIAPYPQFWSTGGRTRFNSGTLSFVGYPKNSLGANITFADVATGDHPCGSHVFVQTHP
- a CDS encoding YncE family protein; this translates as MKSFLLARLLAPLLLGACADTEPTLDYGHPNAWPEPPVLPELGAGRIVVTNSMDDTVSLLPLDGMDTPDWGELARVPVGLNPVEMEGPHHAAFSPAGDFYYVGLSYSVPGAGSGPHGAHGTGTADGYCLKLDARTNRLVASTRVDRNPGDLVISRDGRTLYQTHFDLLRVQEVARTGGTRAQMNATLVLIDTDTMKVKKKVSVCPAPHAVRLSPDETRAYVACLSDEIAVVRLDDPAYPVTLVPLPQAGTPVSPRHSPYALTASHTDGRVWVSTLNGSTVYALDPATGGLVAEGAVVPEGTSPLRQGIPMFGDLSADGKTLFMPYQRVEAVAIIDVTGARPVIKGTIDLAPEGCLNVHQVTLLPEGDKALAVCEGDHVGPGTLHVLALKTGEVTKTVRVGIYPDSVGILRRRP
- a CDS encoding class I SAM-dependent methyltransferase translates to MSRLETAMLSIRRALLPLSTAALVGLSACAHAPAPDAASAHHHREHVSPTMPHRFENAEEWAKRFEEPGRDAWQKPDEVVRALGLAADAKVADIGSGTGYFAVRLARAVPQGRVYGVDVEPDMTRYLGERARKEGLGNLEAVQATPDDPKLPAPVDLALIVDTYHHVGERVAWLQKLGGSLTPGGRVAIVDFRPDSPKGPPAKHKLSSAQVTEELRAAGYVPTQSFDFLPDQYFLVFQRQTP
- a CDS encoding WD40/YVTN/BNR-like repeat-containing protein, whose product is MRPSTSLRLVGRLLPLALLAPPALAHNGYPDTTSLTIRRDHPEDLLLGATFGAIVSHDRGKSWSWLCPEALSYGGWRPETYLWQPEGTLLAVTGSDLIVSKDQGCTWNKHPFFTPPRARDKVLWPIGLASPASHPQRLWVTTGRSGTTNGLYRSDDNGETFTLTSLASDTDVYPSVKVAPSDPTRLYVSASTPDGLRIHRSDDEGLTWTTYPHPFADLPTNSRPYDLFVLRVADHDPDRLWARVTSTDSAGIWTYILESRDGGRTFRSIIHPSGQAHDGLDEPFINMEVSADGDTAWAATQTRLFRVRVGETRATMLALPDGNACAERHDGTLYVCGASRLHDWALATTSDDGDSYTPLFNLPDMKPPACPAGTPGHDICRSRWPQFAPTIEADPTLPSEPPPDAGVPDAGPSEPPDAGGPDIPGEPPPAPTPPPKKGCAATDGAPLLLLAPLVLGLSRRFRRTHPEPTP